The nucleotide window AATTCCATCGTGCTTAATTGAGGTTCTGGTTTATGGGTAAAGGGTAGGGTGAAAATGTATGCATGACATGCTGGGTTTCTTTTACtatgtttcttcttcttttgttttgataagtggtcatttgtgttaattgattTCTGGCTTTGTAACCggatttataaaagaaaaaggttctgtgtatatatatttttgctttTCAAAATGTGTATTAATTAATTGACGATGGTTTATTAATTTGCTGCTGAAGAGTAATTAACGACATGTTCGTAGTTATGATTGTCTGATATGATGTAACTAATGGGATGCATGGTGCATGAATTTCTTCTTTAGAGGAGATCGAGGATCACAAATTTTATACTTCTACAAATTATATAACAGATATGATTAATGATTTACAAAGTACATTGGATTTCATTGCAGTTTATAATTAACTCATTGGTAACATATTATTTAACACTAGCTAAGGTTGATTCTGAGATTAATAGaatgaaataagaaagaaaCATGATATGCATGAAATGAAAGAGTTACAATTTCATAGAGTAGTGAATGattatttgttcttttttttattcatcttcCTTTTTTAGAAAAAGGTTAATTCGAATCTTAActaattcaaaacaaataaggttatttaaagaaatataaaaatatatataataattaatagaatGAAATAACAAAGAAACATGATATGCATGAAtctaaaaagcaaaaaaaagaaggttAATTTGAATCTTAACTAATTCGAAACAGATAAGgttatttaaagaaatatagaaaaatatgataaGGAGAAATTCTTAAGATTTGAAGTAAATTGAATTCCTTATCACTTAAATTCACATTTGTTAGTTACATTTACATAGCGAGTTAAACATTAGAATAATTTACGTACCAGAAAAAGTTATAGCTAGTATGATTTATGTTAATCAATAGTTTACATAAAAGTATACCGTACCACAAGAATATATAAACATGAATTAATGTAAGCATGCatcattattctattttttagttaacaCTCCTACTTTATATATCAAACTAATACACAAATATTAATGGATATATATAAAAAcgtgtaaaatttaaattaaaaaatatttaataaaaataatataaataataaaaatattttttcattgataataataaaaatcaatagagAATACATGGTATATATAgtaagtttttgaattttttaatttttataagaaaaacttaataattaatttgattaataaataCGTTTTTAGTTGTCATTTACaaatttcttattatattaatgttaatgACAGAAAATTGAgtgtcaattttaaaataataaaaactcacAAGGTTCACAAGACACGTTACAAAGAAAGAAATGCATGTATAactatataaactaaaattgaatATACATACATggttttacaataatttaaaattaaaaacgaaTTCTATAATATTGTATTATGTGGAAAtcgatatttttaatttttatttttggttgaaacttgaaagatgCATGTTACAGAACAGAAACAAGATTAGGCACGAATGCATACAAATGCCCGAAAGCAGCCAAAACTGTATTAAACAGGGAGCCGGCCCAAGAATGAACACTGTTTCAGCATAAGTTCAGATCATCCAACCATAGATATGCATGctagtacaaagtacaaacACAATTAACTCCACAATTGCAGTATATAACCatcaaaactatatatatatatatatatatatatatatatatataaccataaaaacttgaaacGGAAAAGCTAATTTTATGAGCTTTGGGCTTTCGGCCTATGAGCTAGTCcaaaatatatcttgacttGATCAATTTATTGTTTGGTAGCTCAAgtacattttatgttttattttgtccACAAAACACATGTCCTCAACTTCTTTACTAGCTagtacgttttttttttctttacttaccATAAATAACATTACTATAGATGATTTAGTAATTTTGCTGATGAATAAtctctttgaaaaaatataactatttctaataaaatatctcttttcaactacatttttcatttataacataattttacttgaaaagaaaattaaaattgtagagTGTGTAGTCACAGGGTATTCATAACAATTGAAGcgtaatatgttaaaaatatgtgtaaaataaaaattaatgttatctttatatattgttataaattataattatttatcgtcttttttatatgcatttcaaaaatattctaaaaaactAGTTGtaatattctaaaaaattagTTGTTCAATGAATAGATATCAGTATGACTATAATACATatgtatttatcaaaaaatataacTACAACAGCATTTGAAGTAAGTAGTTTAGTCGGGGGGAAGCAATTAAAgagtactttttaaaaaaatagtactaCATAAATTCATCTTTTAGGTTATATTCGCTGAAATATTTCTATTCTACTACTTATAGTCGCTTTATTACTTACATATTATTACTAGTACTTTAGAAGATCATGCAGCAAGCTATAtagatattattatataaaagatattttagttgccacatttaaatttcttacatCTACGTATCTATGAAAAACACATTTGAAATCTCAAACTCAGCCACACCGCTGTTCTGTTTAGAGAAGAAAAGGCCTTGGTCCAAAAGTAATGTGCATTTTTCAGTCACGGAAGAGGCAATTAATGCATGTGCTATCTAGCTTTAAACAACTCCCTCCATCTTAATTCTTAGCGGTCCAATAATAGAAACACATTAATGCAGAGGACAGGTTACTGGTTAGAGATTATTATttgaatgtgttttaaaaacccatttgaaaattTAGGTGCCTTCGCCATTGGTGCGTATTTGAAAGGGTTACTTTATGTGGCTCTTCATCAATTCATTCTGAGGAGCaacaaatattatattgttgacTGGCCGTACTTAATTAATTACTACGTAAGAAATTAAGCAGAGGAAAAGTCTAAGATATCTTCCAGCATTTCCCACTAATATTAGAAATGCACATTTCACATGCATGTACTTTTTATCCCTTTTTATTTCATGTATCTCCATATTTTTATAAGTGTGATgctctattttcttcttctttttaaataaaagaagaaacggtcaattttttaatataaataatgtcTTTAAATATCTAGcctttttattaattacatcTAGCCTTTgttctttgttaaaaaatgtaacGTAAATCACGCATAATTTGCCCATCTAGTGTATGTTCATATAATCATGTATGGTTACGGTTCTaagaaattatgataaaaatgcAAAACCAAAGTTGAAGTGGGTGTTTGATTCTGCCTTGCATCTTAATTTCATATGTGCGTTTTAGACACGATACCAAACATACACGAAATGACAACATGAATTTAATATTGTAAAAGATTTTTACCATTTAAACAATATCAATAGATGATGATAGATCCATGTCATTTGCCGTAGGACATAGATGTATCTATTtttaaagaacaataaaatCAAGGGAGGTGTATTAATAGTTAAATacctcttttcctccattaaggtttttatttttcttggcaTTATTTTTCTGTTCATGTTAGAGAGATTACTCTgatatattcataattttttaaagttactaatagttattgaaattaatgaatttatcttttattaaattcattttctttaatatagtattaaaaataaaaataaatttaacaatgttTTGTTCTTTAGAACTGGATACGTTAAAAGTTTCCTTTTAATAGTGACTTAATGCacatttaatctaatttttaagagaaatatgttttcttataattttaaataatgatttgagtgtgtgcttttattattttttttataaaaaaatcagtttgtaacatgattttttatttataaaaaaagtaaatatttctttaaagaAACGTGACACAtgcactaaaaatattttttatccttaaaataattagcttaatcaaaattattctttttttaccaaatctttattattaattgttttttgaaaaaggaATCACACCCTCCTTTACTTTGCAAATGAAAGTCAAAACCCAAACAACTTGCATTAAACCTAACCCCTTGGTAGATACCCAATTCACATTATAATAATAgtatataaatattcttttatatttctattataTCGTAATTCTAATGaaacttatatttttctcattttgttctcttttctcaTGTATATCATGGGGgtgttaaacaaatatttttctttcatattataCCCACGCCCCATTTCACAAACTCTGACCACAGCTCAGGGGTCTTATCAAGAACACTTCACTGCAGAATCTAATTTTCAATTTCCAACCAAACCCTGCTTATTTTTcagaccaaaaataaaaaataaaaaaaatcgaacTCTTCAGGCTTCATCCTCGTGTTCCTATGATCATCAACTTCCTTCCTCTTACAGTTACAGCAaagttaaacaattaaaaaaacaaataactaaATGGGCCATAATAATCTGAATACAAATATACTCCATAATCATCTGTCAAACTAATAAGGAAGGTCATTTTCTGGACGGTTGCATTAAATTGAATTTcctagagagagaaaatgatggaaaaaaaatttaattatttattacccGAAAACAAAAAAGTCTTTGGAAATTCAGTCCCTCTGTTCCCACCTTTTCTCATTCGTACGCGGATTCGGCCGAAATTATTAGCATAATTTAATCCAATCCTAACTTCATCTCTTCTTGTTTTCTTCACTTGCTAATTTAAAACCCTTCAAATTCTCCACAGCCAAACTGTTTCATACCATGCCACCACCGTTTCCACACCCATATCTCTCAGCCTTCGAAATTTCTATCCTTTCCTTCGGGGAACTGCTCCGTTCCTGAAACCATCATCTGGGtcgcacaatttttttttttaaaaaagaataatctcCGATGGCTTCGGCGGCCATATTCTCGTCGCTACGGCGGCGCCGGTCTCCGTCGCTGGAGGCGTTTCTGGTGCCGGTCGACCTCTCCGACGTGGCGCTGCTGGAGACTCTTATCTCCGTCGCCAGCGACGTCGCGTCCTGCTTCTCCGGCCACCGGTTCCCCTTCCAGCGCCGGAACTCGCGTGCCCTCATCGGAAAAGTTGAGATTTTCCGGTCAATGTTGGAGTGTCTGAGAGACTCCGCTGCCGCCGGAGCTCTTACTCCGACGGCGGTGCTGTGCTTAAAGGAGTTCTACCTGCTTCTATATCGCTCAAAGATTCTTCTTGATTACTGTGCCCAATCGAGCAAGTTGTGGCTGCTGCTTCAGAACCATTGTGTTTCTGGTCACTTCCATGATCTGAGCCAAGAATTTTCGACCCTTTTGGATGTTTTTCCCGTTGGGGAAGTTGGCCTCAGTGATGATGTTAGGGAACAGATTGAGTTGTTGCAGAGACAATCCAAAAGGGCTAAGTTGTTCATAGATAAGAAAGATGATGTTCTTAGGACAAGGTTCTTTTGGTTTCTCGAAGAGTTTGAGAGTGGGAGGGTTCCTGATTCTAAGGACTTGAGGTGTTTCTTTGTGGATAAACTGAGGATTCTTGATGCTAAGAGTTGTAGGGTGGAGATTGAAGCCTTGGAGGAGCAGATTGTGAACCACGAGGGTGATGTTGAGCCAACGGTTCCTGTGCTTAATGGGATGGTGGCTATCACAAGGTATTGCAGGTTTTTGTTGTTTGGGTTTGAGGAAGAGTTGGAAATTGAGATTCAAAAGAAGGGGAGGAAGAGGTTGATTGCTCAGGAAATTGCTGAAACGTTTTTGACTGTTCCTAAGGACTTTTGTTGTCCGATATCATTGGATTTGATGTGTGATCCTGTGATAATTTCCACGGGTCAAACTTATGATAGGAGGTCTATATGGAGGTGGATGGAGGAAGGGCATTGTACTTGTCCAAAAACGGGGCAATTGCTTTCTCATAATAGGCTTGTTCCTAATCGTGCTCTTAGGAATATGATTATGCAGTGGTGCAGTGCACATGGAGTACCCTATGATCCACCTGAGGGGGTTGATGCATCTGTTGAGATGTTTGTATCAGCTTGTCCCTCCAAAGCTTCCCTCGAAGCTAACCGAGGGGCGACCATGCTTCTCATTCAGCAGCTTGCGGATGGGTCACAAGCTGCACAGACTGTGGCTGCTAGGGAGATAAGATTGTTGGCCAAAACTGGAAAGGAAAACCGTGCCTTCATCGCGCAGGCCGGGGCAATTCCTCATCTTAGGAACTTGCTTTCCTCACCTAATGCTGTTGCACAGGAGAATTCTGTGACAGCACTGCTCAACCTATCcatttttgaaagaaataaaagcatGATCATGGAGGAGGAAGGGTGTTTGGGGTCAATAGTTGAGGTGTTGCGATTCGGGCATACAACTGAGGCAAGGGAGAATGCTGCTGCAACATTGTTCAGCCTCTCTGCTGTCCATGATTATAAGAAAAGAATTGCGGATAATGTGGGGGCTGTTGAAGCACTGGCTTGGTTGTTGCAAGAGGGGACTCAAAGAGGAAAGAAGGATGCTGTCACAGCATTGTTTAATCTCTCCACTCACACTGAGAATTGTTTGAGAATGATAGAGGCAGGGGCGGTGAAAGCTATGGTTGTGGCTTTGGGGAATGAAGGAGTTGCTGAGGAAGCAGCTGGTGCCTTGGCCTTGATTGTTCGGCAGCCTGTTGGCGCCATGGCGGTGGTGAGGGAGGAAGCAGCAGTAGCCGGATTGATAGGAATGATGCGTTGTGGAA belongs to Glycine soja cultivar W05 chromosome 5, ASM419377v2, whole genome shotgun sequence and includes:
- the LOC114412965 gene encoding U-box domain-containing protein 17-like yields the protein MASAAIFSSLRRRRSPSLEAFLVPVDLSDVALLETLISVASDVASCFSGHRFPFQRRNSRALIGKVEIFRSMLECLRDSAAAGALTPTAVLCLKEFYLLLYRSKILLDYCAQSSKLWLLLQNHCVSGHFHDLSQEFSTLLDVFPVGEVGLSDDVREQIELLQRQSKRAKLFIDKKDDVLRTRFFWFLEEFESGRVPDSKDLRCFFVDKLRILDAKSCRVEIEALEEQIVNHEGDVEPTVPVLNGMVAITRYCRFLLFGFEEELEIEIQKKGRKRLIAQEIAETFLTVPKDFCCPISLDLMCDPVIISTGQTYDRRSIWRWMEEGHCTCPKTGQLLSHNRLVPNRALRNMIMQWCSAHGVPYDPPEGVDASVEMFVSACPSKASLEANRGATMLLIQQLADGSQAAQTVAAREIRLLAKTGKENRAFIAQAGAIPHLRNLLSSPNAVAQENSVTALLNLSIFERNKSMIMEEEGCLGSIVEVLRFGHTTEARENAAATLFSLSAVHDYKKRIADNVGAVEALAWLLQEGTQRGKKDAVTALFNLSTHTENCLRMIEAGAVKAMVVALGNEGVAEEAAGALALIVRQPVGAMAVVREEAAVAGLIGMMRCGTPRGKENAVAALLELCRSGGAAATERVVRAPALVGLLQTLLFTGTKRARRKAASLARVFQRCENASLHYGGLGVGYSFASDSASTRNTTTFVSDVSLPMSISVPVL